A genomic segment from Gracilimonas sediminicola encodes:
- a CDS encoding sigma-70 family RNA polymerase sigma factor has protein sequence MKKEQVTQLLVRLKSGENEVYEKLYPLIYDELRGLAYRHMKHQRADHTLSKTELVHEAYLKMIDQTTINFSDKSHFLAIASKCMRQILIDHARKKHAQKRGGKNKDLTYIDEIFSRQKKKAKELIDIDDALNELEKLNERLAKVVEMRFFGEMTIEDTAEALNISKSTVKRDWMKARGWLYKELKGKFDV, from the coding sequence ATGAAAAAAGAACAAGTAACCCAGCTTTTAGTTCGGCTTAAATCGGGAGAAAATGAAGTTTATGAAAAGCTTTATCCTCTTATATATGATGAACTGAGGGGGCTCGCCTATCGGCATATGAAGCATCAGCGGGCCGATCACACCTTATCAAAAACGGAATTGGTTCATGAGGCTTATTTGAAAATGATTGATCAAACTACGATCAACTTTTCGGATAAAAGCCATTTTTTGGCAATCGCTTCCAAATGCATGCGCCAAATTTTGATTGATCATGCCCGTAAAAAACACGCCCAAAAAAGAGGCGGGAAGAATAAGGACCTGACGTACATCGATGAAATCTTCAGTAGGCAAAAGAAGAAAGCCAAAGAACTTATTGATATTGATGATGCACTTAATGAGCTCGAAAAGCTTAACGAGCGATTAGCCAAAGTGGTGGAAATGAGGTTCTTCGGGGAAATGACCATTGAGGATACCGCTGAGGCACTCAACATCTCTAAAAGCACCGTTAAAAGAGACTGGATGAAAGCAAGGGGGTGGCTCTATAAAGAGTTAAAGGGAAAATTCGATGTTTAG